One segment of Phragmites australis chromosome 13, lpPhrAust1.1, whole genome shotgun sequence DNA contains the following:
- the LOC133887790 gene encoding uncharacterized protein LOC133887790 encodes MRTEVIRADTIDAAAARILDELKEDTSTRSSRSRENVIYFDGWDGLGASAVLRAVAQRLATASEAPWPAGLEFDQIIHIDCSKWESRRALQRVIAEQLELPAEVMEMFDRQDEEDDFHGVAQSSRAEIPQVLEAMYQHIQMLRRRFLVIFQNGGSEEVNLANFGFPLYKYSRNKVLWTFQGRLRRTPRMKVDTAVKSTGITDLFLSASCHEQDPQELCFYLVRQESEQVAHYWNNAAGGIIDQPTLVSECFSYMLKLCCMNQNLMMDYDLATHACNYWVCDGVIQLQQGEGDVGTDDDDDDRPWRAADALSREMRLDVDYYHRNQQWFPSNLVRCANSIASMPYLTSPPYGFLMIPTGGAIPNREMFQHFDKLGVLKLSRCTFSFSSPPFLCCHSLRFLWLDHCQDQVISTDGVGKKEEEEEDIRRCFQKLWVLDVRYTCCDWILSARMMDLMTQLRELGVMGAQDWDMGQLQGRLPNIRKLRVTESSICCSSCSEDDLFSGMNKIEVLDFSGNRTMGGMERLSGGSRSSIETVIIDGCVGLQEIYFRGCARLKNLFLRGIFQELRSLDISGTAVKLLDLSAITAVNLDEVILLDCDKLCAILWPPEDKIKYQMKLCIDTTQSASPARPWEEKAKEGSITATGSSSFLVMYRSRVPSGLFNWYISVRDARLLRSLVVPFEHYAGRIYVVVEISAPIHPTVVGSKDDGIKSDIGIEQQVPVNLQQQQKPEDNAIYADIRATFKDHQQQESKGDGDAPTITQIWPCPEVPSPPSGDYYSYFHIEDQMGTNKFLRGTIAVPYFLCGRARILHVHDSLSIASLPSPSSGDRWEILRWCRVERCPNMEHVFDTPQPGGSIFWCLMTFWASQLLKARFICNWSTSAIRFEGRSFEDLELLHLDFCPRLIHVFPLCEPMEGKVMHCLETLEIVCCGDLKDVFPWHTDTVRDRGRQEEEDAITIEFPCLKRIRLLELPMLQSMCGCARMSAPMLETIKIRGCWSLTRLPSVGGSEKKVECDCEKEWWDMLEWDGEKANPKHHPSLYKPTHSRYHKKKLLRGSLLR; translated from the exons ATGCGTACGGAG gttaTCAGAGCAGACACCATCGATGCGGCTGCTGCGCGGATTCTGGATGAGCTGAAGGAGGACACTAGTACTAGAAGCAGCAGAAGCAGAGAGAATGTGATCTACTTCGACGGCTGGGATGGCCTGGGGGCATCCGCCGTCCTCCGAGCCGTGGCCCAGCGCCTCGCCACGGCTTCGGAGGCCCCATGGCCAGCCGGTCTGGAGTTTGATCAGATCATCCACATCGACTGCTCCAAGTGGGAGAGCAGGAGAGCGCTGCAGAGGGTGATCGCGGAGCAGCTGGAGCTTCCCGCTGAGGTGATGGAGATGTTTGACAGGCAGGATGAGGAGGACGATTTCCATGGGGTGGCCCAGAGCTCCCGTGCCGAGATACCGCAAGTCCTCGAGGCCATGTATCAACACATACAGATGCTGCGCCGCAGGTTCTTGGTGATTTTCCAAAACGGGGGCAGCGAAGAGGTGAATCTAGCCAACTTCGGCTTTCCTCTGTACAAATACTCTAGAAACAAGGTGCTGTGGACGTTCCAAGGGAGATTACGGCGCACCCCCAGGATGAAAGTCGATACAGCTGTGAAGAGCACAGGGATAACTGATCTTTTCCTCTCGGCCTCATGCCATGAGCAAGATCCACAGGAGCTCTGCTTCTACCTTGTGCGCCAAGAGTCTGAACAAGTGGCACACTACTGGAATAATGCTGCTGGCGGCATCATCGATCAGCCTACACTGGTCTCTGAGTGCTTCTCGTATATGTTGAAGCTATGCTGCATGAACCAAAACTTGATGATGGACTATGATTTGGCCACCCATGCCTGCAACTACTGGGTATGTGATGGCGTCATACAGCTACAACAGGGAGAGGGAGACGTTGGcacagatgatgatgatgatgatagacCGTGGAGAGCTGCTGATGCTCTCTCCCGTGAGATGCGATTGGATGTGGACTACTACCACCGTAACCAGCAATGGTTTCCCTCTAACCTGGTAAGGTGTGCCAATAGTATAGCTAGCATGCCATACTTGACTTCACCACCCTACGGGTTTCTGATGATCCCGACCGGAGGAGCCATTCCAAACAGAGAGATGTTCCAACATTTTGACAAACTTGGTGTGCTGAAGCTCTCACGCTGCACCTTCAGCTTCTCATCACCTCCATTCCTCTGCTGTCACAGCCTTAGGTTTCTATGGCTCGACCACTGTCAAGACCAAGTAATCAGCACAGATGGGGTagggaagaaggaggaggaggaggaggacatccGCCGGTGCTTTCAGAAGTTGTGGGTGTTGGACGTACGCTACACATGCTGTGATTGGATCTTGTCCGCACGGATGATGGATCTCATGACTCAGCTCAGGGAGCTAGGTGTCATGGGAGCCCAGGATTGGGACATGGGCCAGTTGCAGGGACGACTTCCTAACATTCGCAAGCTCCGAGTGACAGAATCTAGTATCTGCTGCAGTAGTTGCTCGGAAGATGACTTGTTCTCGGGGATGAACAAGATAGAGGTTCTTGACTTTTCAGGAAACCGTACTATGGGAGGTATGGAGAGATTGTCCGGGGGTAGCAGGAGCAGCATTGAGACTGTCATTATTGACGGATGTGTTGGGTTACAAGAGATCTACTTTAGGGGATGTGCTAGACTGAAGAATCTATTCTTGAGAGGAATTTTCCAGGAACTCCGCAGCCTAGATATCTCCGGCACAGCAGTGAAACTGCTGGATCTCAGTGCAATAACAGCCGTGAACCTGGATGAGGTCATCCTACTCGACTGTGATAAGCTTTGTGCAATCCTGTGGCCACCGGAGGAcaaaataaaataccaaatgaagcTGTGTATTGACACCACACAGTCAGCATCACCTGCCCGACCCTGGGAAGAAAAGGCCAAGGAGGGTAGCATTACCGCTACAGGATCAtcatcatttttggtgatgtACCGCAGTAGAGTACCCTCTGGATTATTTAACTGGTATATTTCTGTAAGGGATGCGAGGCTCCTCAGGTCACTTGTTGTGCCCTTCGAACACTATGCCGGTCGGATATATGTAGTTGTGGAGATTTCCGCTCCTATTCACCCTACTGTTGTTGGTAGCAAAGATGATGGGATCAAGAGCGACATCGGCATTGAGCAACAAGTGCCAGTAAAcctacagcagcagcagaagcctGAAGATAATGCAATATACGCAGATATCAGAGCAACCTTTAAGGACCACCAGCAACAGGAAAGCAAAGGAGATGGTGATGCTCCAACCATCACACAGATATGGCCTTGCCCGGAGGTTCCTTCTCCACCGTCAGGGGACTACTACAGCTACTTCCACATAGAAGACCAGATGGGGACTAATAAATTTCTTCGAGGTACTATTGCTGTGCCGTATTTTTTATGTGGTAGGGCCAGGATCCTCCACGTGCACGATAGCTTGTCCATCGCCAGTCTCCCTAGTCCTTCCTCAGGTGACCGATGGGAGATCCTAAGGTGGTGCCGAGTGGAGCGGTGCCCCAACATGGAGCATGTCTTCGACACTCCCCAACCTGGAGGGAGCATCTTTTGGTGCCTGATGACATTCTGGGCGTCGCAGCTCCTCAAGGCACGCTTCATATGCAACTGGAGCACATCAGCAATCCGGTTTGAGGGCCGCTCATTTGAGGACTTGGAGTTATTGCACCTGGACTTCTGCCCCAGGCTGATACATGTATTCCCTTTGTGCGAGCCAATGGAAGGCAAGGTCATGCACTGCCTAGAAACCCTCGAGATCGTGTGTTGTGGTGATCTCAAGGACGTCTTCCCTTGGCACACCGACACTGTGCGCGACCGAgggcggcaggaggaggaggatgcaaTTACCATAGAATTCCCCTGCCTAAAGCGCATCCGCCTGCTGGAGCTCCCCATGCTGCAGAGCATGTGCGGGTGCGCGAGGATGTCCGCGCCCATGCTCGAGACCATCAAGATCCGGGGCTGCTGGAGCCTCACACGCCTGCCCTCGGTCGGCGGCAGTGAGAAGAAGGTGGAGTGCGACTGCGAGAAGGAGTGGTGGGACATGCTAGAGTGGGACGGGGAGAAGGCCAACCCAAAGCACCACCCTTCCCTGTACAAGCCCACCCACTCACGATATCACAAGAAGAAACTGCTCAGGGGCTCCCTACTCAGATGA
- the LOC133889239 gene encoding uncharacterized protein LOC133889239 isoform X2 translates to MLDGWTDRRGHHLINFLVNSLEGTFFLVSIDASSEVHDQVMLADLLEKRISDISVDKVVQVVTDNGANYKAAGKLLMDRFPTLYWTPCAAHCLDLMLEDVGKLKAFNKPISRARHVTTFIYRHGRLLSAMREKTGGKDLVRPAATQFATTFLTLQSLHKHRDALRYLFTSDDWTSCKLAKTEAGKKVYDIVLSREFWNSVEDCLRASLPLIIVLRVVDSDERPAMPEVASLMNYAKERIKAAFCTENKRSLLNNILQIIEGRWDRQMDTPLYGAALFLNPGKFYAIQKENDEYVGHLRGCFNDVLARMVQDETLRNKIEEQSMLYEDQRGGIFKNCIALQTMKSKNPLDWWRAYGGQSIDLQRFAKRIVSLCASSSGCERNWSIFEFIHTKKRNRLEHKRLNDLVYVAYNRKMTSRF, encoded by the exons ATGTTAGATGGATGGACGGATAGGAGAGGGCACCATTTGATCAACTTCCTAGTCAATAGTCTGGAGGGGACTTTCTTCTTAGTGTCGATTGATGCATCAAGTGAAGTTCATGATCAAGTGATGCTAGCTGATTTGTTAGAGAAAAGAATAAGCGACATTAGTGTTGATAAAGTTGTGCAAGTTGTCACTGACAATGGGGCTAACTATAAGGCAGCAGGCAAGCTTCTCATGGACAGGTTTCCTACGCTTTATTGGACACCTTGTGCTGCACATTGCTTGGATCTTATGTTGGAAGATGTTGGAAAGTTGAAGGCATTCAATAAGCCTATCTCACGTGCCAGGCATGTCACTACTTTCATCTATAGGCATGGAAGACTTCTTAGTGCAATGAGGGAGAAGACAGGTGGTAAGGATCTTGTGAGACCAGCAGCAACTCAGTTTGCTACTACATTTCTCAccttgcaaagtttgcacaagCACAGAGATGCACTGAGATATCTATTTACCTCTGATGATTGGACGAGTTGCAAACTAGCAAAGACAGAGGCCGGAAAAAAAGTGTATGATATTGTGCTTTCTAGGGAGTTTTGGAACTCCGTTGAGGATTGCCTTAGAGCTTCTCTACCACTTATCATTGTGTTGAGGGTGGTTGATAGTGATGAGAGGCCTGCCATGCCAGAAGTTGCTTCTCTCATGAATTATGCAAAAGAGAGGATAAAGGCTGCCTTCTGTACTGAAAACAAGAGAAGCTTGCTCAATAATATCTTACAAATTATTGAGGGTCGTTGGGATAGGCAAATGGACACCCCACTCTATGGTGCTGCCCTCTTTTTGAACCCAGGAAAATTCTATGCCATCCAAAAAGAGAATGATGAATATGTTGGGCACCTAAGGGGTTGTTTCAATGATGTGCTTGCACGAATGGTGCAAGATGAGACCCTTCGAAACAAAATTGAAGAACAATCCATGCTCTATGAAGATCAACGTGGAGGCATCTTCAAGAATTGTATAGCCCTCCAAACTATGAAGTCGAAGAACCCTC TTGATTGGTGGCGTGCGTATGGTGGCCAATCTATTGACTTACAAAGATTTGCTAAGCGTATTGTTAGTCTTTGTGCTTCATCATCTGGTTGTGAGCGTAATTGGAGCATTTTTGAATTT ATTCATACAAAGAAGAGAAACCGGCTAGAGCATAAAAgattgaatgatttggtttatGTTGCCTACAATCGGAAAATGACTAGTAGGTTCTAA
- the LOC133889239 gene encoding uncharacterized protein LOC133889239 isoform X1, translating to MLDGWTDRRGHHLINFLVNSLEGTFFLVSIDASSEVHDQVMLADLLEKRISDISVDKVVQVVTDNGANYKAAGKLLMDRFPTLYWTPCAAHCLDLMLEDVGKLKAFNKPISRARHVTTFIYRHGRLLSAMREKTGGKDLVRPAATQFATTFLTLQSLHKHRDALRYLFTSDDWTSCKLAKTEAGKKVYDIVLSREFWNSVEDCLRASLPLIIVLRVVDSDERPAMPEVASLMNYAKERIKAAFCTENKRSLLNNILQIIEGRWDRQMDTPLYGAALFLNPGKFYAIQKENDEYVGHLRGCFNDVLARMVQDETLRNKIEEQSMLYEDQRGGIFKNCIALQTMKSKNPLDWWRAYGGQSIDLQRFAKRIVSLCASSSGCERNWSIFEFVSEVLKFHISISKINNTFLLTLLAFMVACRFIQRRETG from the exons ATGTTAGATGGATGGACGGATAGGAGAGGGCACCATTTGATCAACTTCCTAGTCAATAGTCTGGAGGGGACTTTCTTCTTAGTGTCGATTGATGCATCAAGTGAAGTTCATGATCAAGTGATGCTAGCTGATTTGTTAGAGAAAAGAATAAGCGACATTAGTGTTGATAAAGTTGTGCAAGTTGTCACTGACAATGGGGCTAACTATAAGGCAGCAGGCAAGCTTCTCATGGACAGGTTTCCTACGCTTTATTGGACACCTTGTGCTGCACATTGCTTGGATCTTATGTTGGAAGATGTTGGAAAGTTGAAGGCATTCAATAAGCCTATCTCACGTGCCAGGCATGTCACTACTTTCATCTATAGGCATGGAAGACTTCTTAGTGCAATGAGGGAGAAGACAGGTGGTAAGGATCTTGTGAGACCAGCAGCAACTCAGTTTGCTACTACATTTCTCAccttgcaaagtttgcacaagCACAGAGATGCACTGAGATATCTATTTACCTCTGATGATTGGACGAGTTGCAAACTAGCAAAGACAGAGGCCGGAAAAAAAGTGTATGATATTGTGCTTTCTAGGGAGTTTTGGAACTCCGTTGAGGATTGCCTTAGAGCTTCTCTACCACTTATCATTGTGTTGAGGGTGGTTGATAGTGATGAGAGGCCTGCCATGCCAGAAGTTGCTTCTCTCATGAATTATGCAAAAGAGAGGATAAAGGCTGCCTTCTGTACTGAAAACAAGAGAAGCTTGCTCAATAATATCTTACAAATTATTGAGGGTCGTTGGGATAGGCAAATGGACACCCCACTCTATGGTGCTGCCCTCTTTTTGAACCCAGGAAAATTCTATGCCATCCAAAAAGAGAATGATGAATATGTTGGGCACCTAAGGGGTTGTTTCAATGATGTGCTTGCACGAATGGTGCAAGATGAGACCCTTCGAAACAAAATTGAAGAACAATCCATGCTCTATGAAGATCAACGTGGAGGCATCTTCAAGAATTGTATAGCCCTCCAAACTATGAAGTCGAAGAACCCTC TTGATTGGTGGCGTGCGTATGGTGGCCAATCTATTGACTTACAAAGATTTGCTAAGCGTATTGTTAGTCTTTGTGCTTCATCATCTGGTTGTGAGCGTAATTGGAGCATTTTTGAATTTGTaagtgaagtactcaagtttcaCATTTCAATTAGCAAAATTAATAATACATTTTTGTTAACTTTACTTGCTTTTATGGTTGCTTGTAGATTCATACAAAGAAGAGAAACCGGCTAG
- the LOC133888797 gene encoding mitochondrial ATP-independent inner membrane protease subunit 2: MVSLSTWFRYAAHKFEYSISLSWKKYNVGQINSTELTDAIWKSFFQGKLTYTHWTKGGEAMAPIVSATGGTLLVRKLANLSPTQVFVGDVVLLKDPEKSDDLIIRRLAALEGYEMVSNDEKDEPFVLDKDQCWVLADNQALKPKEARDSRLFGPVPMTDILGRVIYSLRTAVDHGPVENSGMAMNQDTPVLAVELDVEEMAKNNKM; the protein is encoded by the exons ATGGTTTCGCTGTCGACGTGGTTCCGCTACGCCGCCCACAAGTTCGAGTACTCCATCTCCCTCTCATGGAAG AAGTATAATGTCGGCCAGATCAACAGTACGGAGCTAACTGATGCGATATGGAAAAGCTTTTTCCAAGGCAAGCTCACCTACACACACTGGACCAAAGGTGGAGAGGCCATGGCCCCCATTGTATCTGCGACTGGAGGAACCCTCCTTGTCAGAAAGCTCGCCAATTTAAGCCCCAC ACAAGTCTTTGTTGGGGACGTCGTCTTGTTAAAAGACCCAGAGAAGTCTGATGATTTAATTATTCGACGACTGGCTGCCCTGGAAGGCTATGAGATGGTCTCTAATGACGAGAAGgatgaaccatttgtacttgacAAAGACCAGTGCTGGGTCCTGGCAGACAACCAAGCCCTAAAACCAAAG GAAGCTAGAGATAGCCGTTTGTTTGGACCTGTGCCTATGACTGACATCCTTGGACGAGTGATATACTCTTTAAGAACAGCTGTGGATCACGGTCCAGTCGAGAACAG CGGCATGGCCATGAACCAGGACACACCAGTTTTGGCAGTAGAGCTCGACGTGGAAGAGATGGCAAAGAATAATAAGATGTAA